A region of Streptomyces deccanensis DNA encodes the following proteins:
- a CDS encoding VOC family protein: protein MALRPVHVNIKALDAGAVGRFWAEALGWTAYSPGVTTYVGPAGGLVWPHPVAVGVDVVPVPEGKTATKNRTHLDLATTSEAHQAELVARLRALGATPADVGQGDVPWTVLADPEGNEFCVLEPREVYRDTGPIAAVVVDCADPRAMARFWGEATGWTPHEVTDEQATLRSAEGVGPFLEFLRTPASAPVPDRVHLDLLPGPGDDKAAEVARLRALGATDLDLGQGDVPWTCLSDPEGHEFCVLAPS, encoded by the coding sequence ATGGCGCTGCGACCCGTGCACGTGAACATCAAGGCTCTCGACGCCGGGGCGGTCGGACGGTTCTGGGCGGAGGCGCTCGGCTGGACCGCCTACAGCCCCGGCGTGACCACCTATGTCGGGCCCGCGGGCGGCCTGGTCTGGCCGCACCCGGTCGCGGTCGGTGTCGACGTCGTTCCCGTCCCCGAGGGCAAGACGGCGACGAAGAACCGTACGCACCTCGATCTCGCCACCACGTCCGAGGCGCACCAGGCGGAGCTGGTCGCGCGGCTGAGGGCGCTCGGCGCGACGCCCGCCGACGTGGGCCAGGGCGACGTGCCGTGGACCGTCCTCGCCGACCCCGAGGGCAACGAGTTCTGTGTGCTGGAGCCCCGGGAGGTCTACCGGGACACCGGCCCGATCGCCGCCGTTGTCGTGGACTGTGCGGATCCGCGGGCCATGGCCCGGTTCTGGGGCGAGGCGACGGGCTGGACCCCGCACGAGGTGACCGACGAGCAGGCCACGCTGCGCTCGGCCGAGGGCGTCGGCCCCTTTCTGGAGTTCCTCCGCACGCCCGCCTCGGCGCCCGTGCCGGACCGCGTCCATCTCGACCTGCTGCCGGGTCCCGGTGACGACAAGGCCGCCGAGGTGGCCCGGCTGCGGGCCCTCGGCGCCACCGACCTCGACCTCGGCCAGGGCGACGTCCCGTGGACGTGCCTGTCCGACCCCGAAGGTCACGAGTTCTGCGTCCTCGCACCGTCCTGA
- a CDS encoding DUF5997 family protein: MTSHQTTQTMKPATAAKKLGVYLQATPAEFQEGAVSRAELSALQTNPPTWLEELRRNGPHPRPVVAEKLDVSIAGLARGGVTEPLTTEQIEALKQDSPEWLQKERATQAEVRKEGARIKKRNAERAAQADDRS; this comes from the coding sequence ATGACGTCGCACCAGACCACCCAGACCATGAAGCCCGCCACCGCGGCGAAGAAGCTGGGTGTGTACCTCCAGGCCACGCCCGCCGAGTTCCAGGAGGGCGCCGTCTCGCGCGCCGAGCTGAGCGCGCTGCAGACGAACCCGCCGACCTGGCTGGAGGAGCTGCGCCGCAACGGCCCCCACCCCCGCCCGGTGGTCGCCGAGAAGCTGGACGTCTCCATCGCGGGGCTCGCGCGCGGCGGAGTCACCGAGCCCCTCACCACCGAGCAGATCGAGGCCCTGAAGCAGGACAGCCCCGAGTGGCTGCAGAAGGAGCGCGCCACCCAGGCCGAGGTCCGCAAGGAAGGCGCCCGCATCAAGAAGCGCAACGCCGAGCGAGCGGCCCAGGCGGACGACCGGAGCTAG
- the argC gene encoding N-acetyl-gamma-glutamyl-phosphate reductase produces MAVRVAVAGASGYAGGEVLRLLLAHTEVEIGALTGNSNAGQRLGALQPHLLPLADRVLQETTAEVLTGHDVVFLALPHGQSAAVAEQLGPDVLVVDMGADFRLKDAADWEKFYGSPHAGTWPYGLPELPGARAALEGSKRIAVPGCYPTAVTLALFPAYAAGLAENEAVIVAASGTSGAGKAPKAHLLGSEVMGSMTPYGVGGGHRHTPEVMQNLGGVAGEPVTVSFTPTLAPMPRGILATCSAKARPGVTAEAVRAAYEKAFADEPFVHLLPEGQWPATASVYGSNAVQVQVAYDEAAGRIIAISAIDNLTKGTAGGALQSMNIALGLHETTGLSTIGVAP; encoded by the coding sequence ATGGCGGTACGTGTGGCGGTGGCGGGAGCGAGTGGTTATGCGGGCGGCGAAGTGCTGCGCCTGCTGCTCGCCCACACCGAGGTCGAGATCGGTGCACTGACCGGCAACTCCAACGCGGGCCAGCGCCTGGGCGCGCTGCAGCCGCACCTGCTGCCGCTGGCCGACCGGGTGCTCCAGGAGACGACCGCCGAGGTGCTCACCGGTCACGACGTGGTCTTCCTCGCGCTGCCGCACGGGCAGTCCGCGGCCGTGGCCGAGCAGCTCGGCCCGGACGTGCTCGTCGTCGACATGGGCGCCGACTTCCGGCTCAAGGACGCGGCCGACTGGGAGAAGTTCTACGGCTCGCCCCACGCCGGCACCTGGCCCTACGGCCTCCCCGAACTTCCGGGTGCCCGCGCCGCGCTGGAGGGGTCCAAGCGCATCGCGGTACCCGGTTGCTACCCCACGGCCGTCACCCTGGCCCTGTTCCCGGCGTACGCGGCGGGCCTCGCCGAGAACGAGGCCGTGATCGTCGCCGCCTCCGGCACCTCCGGCGCGGGCAAGGCCCCCAAGGCGCATCTGCTGGGCAGCGAGGTCATGGGGTCGATGACCCCGTACGGCGTCGGCGGCGGTCACCGGCACACGCCCGAGGTGATGCAGAACCTCGGCGGTGTCGCCGGCGAGCCGGTCACCGTGTCCTTCACCCCGACCCTCGCACCGATGCCCCGGGGCATCCTCGCCACGTGCAGCGCGAAGGCGAGGCCCGGCGTCACCGCCGAGGCCGTGCGCGCCGCGTACGAGAAGGCCTTCGCCGACGAGCCGTTCGTCCATCTGCTCCCCGAGGGCCAGTGGCCCGCCACGGCGTCCGTCTACGGTTCCAACGCCGTTCAGGTGCAGGTCGCGTACGACGAGGCCGCGGGCCGCATCATCGCGATCAGCGCCATCGACAACCTCACCAAGGGCACCGCCGGTGGCGCCCTCCAGAGCATGAACATCGCCCTCGGACTCCACGAGACGACGGGGCTTTCCACGATCGGAGTCGCACCGTGA
- a CDS encoding DUF2336 domain-containing protein, translated as MNPLLCGLAANPGLPAELVDRLIGLADADLDDELARRDDLTRAQAMTLASRDESNGVRLAYEGALTAADVDPTAQPRIALALLDEGAGDPRWARLLAASVHVQHRERLAACPGLPPDVVETLAADPDIQVVAELALWAEPDVAARLAAHPHAEVRRAAALNEATPPEALAALVAGEELPPVRHCLVCDREEPPFTHAPDCPRLDCDLRPGASCDGSHESTALEILRAVLENPATPADACAAFADHPSTLLRWAVAARPGLPPQVYARLAVDPTPGARADLAANPAIDDTLIRALADDTSPDVRRALAHNPRVPLDVLAELAATTRIGTTPLPRIASATAAEVEELARSPHAAVRMLPARRRDLPAGVRDALADDPDAKVVSAVAAHPGLSEARLHAMVDRHGVQVLTGVAANPDATPAFLERVARHRPPVRKALRAIAQHPRATAAALLPCLADERARPLAARHPALPPTVVVELLSDPADPVAEAAAANPSLPLAVMDELTRRPTGQLGGRSG; from the coding sequence GTGAATCCCCTCCTGTGCGGGCTCGCCGCCAATCCGGGCCTGCCCGCCGAGCTGGTCGACCGGTTGATCGGGCTCGCGGACGCCGATCTCGACGACGAACTCGCCCGCCGTGACGACCTCACCCGGGCGCAGGCGATGACGCTGGCCTCGCGGGACGAGAGCAACGGGGTGCGGCTGGCCTACGAGGGCGCGCTGACCGCCGCCGACGTCGACCCCACCGCACAGCCGCGCATCGCCCTCGCCCTGCTGGACGAAGGCGCCGGCGACCCGCGGTGGGCTCGTCTCCTCGCCGCGTCCGTGCACGTCCAGCACCGGGAGCGGCTGGCGGCCTGCCCCGGCCTGCCGCCGGACGTGGTGGAGACCCTCGCCGCGGACCCGGACATCCAGGTCGTCGCGGAGCTGGCCCTGTGGGCCGAGCCGGACGTGGCCGCACGGCTCGCGGCGCATCCGCACGCCGAGGTCCGCCGAGCGGCGGCGCTCAACGAGGCGACCCCACCCGAGGCGCTGGCCGCCCTCGTCGCCGGCGAGGAGCTGCCTCCCGTCCGGCACTGCCTGGTCTGCGACCGCGAGGAACCGCCGTTCACACACGCACCGGACTGCCCACGGCTCGACTGTGATCTGCGGCCGGGCGCCTCCTGCGACGGCTCCCACGAGTCCACCGCCCTCGAGATCCTGCGGGCGGTCCTGGAGAACCCGGCCACACCGGCGGACGCGTGCGCGGCCTTCGCCGACCACCCGTCGACGCTGCTGCGCTGGGCGGTCGCCGCCCGTCCCGGCCTGCCCCCGCAGGTGTACGCACGGCTCGCCGTGGACCCCACGCCCGGTGCGCGCGCCGACCTCGCCGCGAACCCCGCGATCGACGACACCCTGATCCGCGCACTGGCCGACGACACCTCGCCGGACGTGCGGCGCGCGCTCGCGCACAACCCTCGGGTGCCGCTCGACGTCCTCGCGGAGCTGGCCGCCACGACCCGGATCGGTACGACGCCGCTGCCGCGGATCGCCTCCGCCACGGCCGCCGAGGTCGAGGAGCTGGCCCGGTCGCCGCACGCCGCCGTACGCATGCTGCCGGCGCGACGGCGTGATCTGCCGGCCGGCGTCCGTGACGCGCTGGCCGACGATCCCGACGCCAAGGTGGTCTCGGCCGTCGCCGCGCATCCCGGTCTCTCTGAGGCCCGACTGCACGCCATGGTCGACCGGCACGGCGTCCAGGTCCTCACCGGGGTGGCGGCCAACCCGGACGCGACCCCGGCGTTCCTGGAGCGTGTGGCCCGGCACCGGCCACCGGTCCGCAAGGCGCTCCGCGCGATCGCCCAGCACCCCCGGGCGACGGCCGCCGCGCTCCTGCCGTGCCTGGCGGACGAACGGGCCAGGCCCCTCGCCGCCCGCCACCCGGCGCTCCCGCCCACGGTCGTCGTCGAACTGCTCTCCGACCCGGCCGACCCGGTGGCGGAGGCCGCGGCCGCCAACCCGTCCCTGCCGCTCGCCGTGATGGACGAGCTGACCCGGAGGCCGACGGGTCAGCTCGGAGGACGGTCGGGGTGA
- a CDS encoding DUF6314 family protein, protein MSAFLPVPEVLAHLRGHWRLQRSVRDLANGAEGEFTGTTVFSPLDDGGLLHRESGTFVWQGVPRPAERTLRFLPGAAPGTADVRFADGRPFHDLDLTTGRWHTDHPCVADLYRGEFEVYDEDRWRTTWRVGGPAKDLLLVTDYTRDRPAGDPASTARRPTAGSSGPRGPRP, encoded by the coding sequence ATGAGCGCTTTCCTGCCAGTTCCGGAGGTGCTGGCCCATCTCCGCGGGCACTGGCGGCTCCAGCGGTCCGTTCGGGACCTCGCGAACGGCGCCGAAGGGGAGTTCACCGGGACGACCGTTTTCAGCCCGCTGGACGACGGCGGTCTTCTGCACCGGGAATCCGGAACTTTCGTCTGGCAGGGCGTCCCGCGCCCCGCGGAACGCACACTGCGCTTCCTCCCGGGGGCCGCGCCCGGCACGGCGGACGTCCGTTTCGCCGACGGCCGCCCCTTCCACGACCTGGATCTGACGACCGGGCGATGGCACACGGACCACCCCTGCGTCGCCGACCTCTACCGGGGCGAGTTCGAGGTGTACGACGAGGACCGCTGGCGGACGACCTGGCGGGTCGGCGGGCCCGCGAAGGATCTGCTCCTCGTCACCGACTACACCCGCGACCGGCCGGCCGGAGACCCCGCTTCTACTGCGCGGCGCCCAACCGCAGGTTCCAGCGGCCCGCGTGGCCCGCGACCGTGA
- a CDS encoding alpha-L-arabinofuranosidase C-terminal domain-containing protein — protein MSRSTRTRWRLGLTATAFLVAAASVPAPAHAEDVTDYAITVDPAAKGAKIDDTMYGVFFEDINRAADGGLYAELVQNRSFEYSTADNRAYTPLTSWTVDGTAQVVNDAGRLHERNRNYLSLGASSAVTNAGYNTGVHVEEGKKYDFSVWARADARTTLTVTLQDADGTLAEARRVTVKGGWAKYRVSFKATRTSSDGRLTVASADAVALDEVSLFPRDTYKGHRNGLRKDLAEKIAALKPGFVRFPGGCLVNTGSMQDYSEASGWERKRSYQWKDTIGPVEQRATNANFWGYNQSYGLGYYEYFQFSEDIGAMPLPVVPALVTGCGQNKATDDDALLQRHIQDTLDLIEFANGPVTSKWGKKRAQMGHPKPFHLTHLGVGNEENLPNEFFARFQKFRAAIEAKYPDITVISNSGPDDTGTTFDTAWQLNREGDVDMVDEHYYNSPQWFLQNNDRYDSYDRNGPKVFLGEYASQGNAFKNALSEAAFMTGLERNADIVKLASYAPLLANEDYVQWSPDMIWFNNHASWNSANYETQKLFMNNVGDRVVPSKATGTPALTGPITGAVGLSTWATTAAYDDVTVTAEDGTSLLGDDFSGDASKWTHTGGGSWSVQDGQYVQTDVAAENTMVTAGDTAWHDYDLKVKATKKSGKEGFLVAFGVKDTGNYYWWNLGGWNNTTSAVEQAVDGGKSSLISKPGTIETGRTYDIEVKVRGRQVTLLLDGKEWGSFTDDKPAEPFRQVVTRDAKTGDLILKVVNAQGVAARAAIDLGGAKVRSTARVTTLTAAPDAVNTETATPVAPVKSTFRGVAEEFSYTFPANSVTFLRIKKR, from the coding sequence ATGTCACGCAGCACCCGCACCCGTTGGAGACTCGGCCTCACCGCCACCGCCTTCCTGGTGGCCGCCGCCTCCGTCCCGGCCCCCGCGCACGCCGAGGACGTGACCGACTACGCGATCACCGTCGACCCGGCCGCGAAGGGCGCGAAGATCGACGACACGATGTACGGCGTCTTCTTCGAGGACATCAACCGGGCCGCCGACGGCGGTCTCTACGCCGAACTCGTACAGAACCGGTCCTTCGAGTACTCGACCGCCGACAACCGCGCCTACACCCCCCTCACCTCGTGGACCGTCGACGGCACCGCGCAGGTCGTGAACGACGCCGGCCGGCTCCACGAGCGCAACCGCAACTACCTTTCCCTGGGCGCCTCTTCGGCCGTCACCAACGCGGGCTACAACACCGGTGTCCACGTCGAGGAGGGAAAGAAGTACGACTTCTCGGTGTGGGCGCGCGCCGACGCCCGTACGACGCTGACCGTCACCCTCCAGGACGCCGACGGCACGCTCGCCGAGGCCCGCCGGGTCACGGTCAAGGGCGGCTGGGCCAAGTACCGGGTCTCGTTCAAGGCGACGCGGACCAGCTCCGACGGCCGGCTGACCGTCGCCTCCGCCGACGCCGTCGCCCTCGACGAGGTGTCCCTCTTCCCGCGCGACACCTACAAGGGGCACAGGAACGGCCTGCGCAAGGACCTCGCCGAGAAGATCGCCGCGCTGAAGCCGGGCTTCGTCCGCTTCCCCGGCGGCTGCCTCGTCAACACCGGCTCCATGCAGGACTACAGCGAGGCCTCGGGCTGGGAGCGCAAGCGCTCGTACCAGTGGAAGGACACCATCGGCCCCGTCGAACAGCGCGCCACCAACGCCAACTTCTGGGGCTACAACCAGAGTTACGGCCTCGGCTACTACGAGTACTTCCAGTTCTCCGAGGACATCGGCGCGATGCCGCTGCCCGTGGTGCCCGCCCTCGTCACCGGCTGCGGCCAGAACAAGGCCACCGACGACGATGCCCTGCTCCAGCGGCACATCCAGGACACCCTCGACCTCATCGAGTTCGCCAACGGGCCCGTCACCAGCAAGTGGGGCAAGAAGCGGGCCCAGATGGGCCACCCGAAGCCCTTCCACCTCACCCACCTCGGCGTCGGCAACGAGGAGAACCTGCCGAACGAGTTCTTCGCCCGCTTCCAGAAGTTCCGGGCCGCCATCGAGGCGAAGTACCCCGACATCACGGTGATCTCGAACTCCGGCCCCGACGACACGGGCACCACCTTCGACACCGCGTGGCAGCTGAACCGCGAGGGCGACGTCGACATGGTCGACGAGCACTACTACAACAGCCCCCAGTGGTTCCTCCAGAACAACGACCGCTACGACTCGTACGACAGGAACGGGCCCAAGGTCTTCCTCGGCGAGTACGCCTCCCAGGGCAACGCCTTCAAGAACGCGCTCTCCGAAGCCGCGTTCATGACCGGCCTGGAGCGCAACGCCGACATCGTGAAACTCGCCTCCTACGCACCGCTCCTCGCCAACGAGGACTATGTGCAGTGGAGCCCCGACATGATCTGGTTCAACAACCACGCCTCGTGGAACTCCGCCAACTACGAGACGCAGAAGCTCTTCATGAACAACGTCGGCGACCGCGTGGTGCCGTCGAAGGCCACCGGCACACCCGCGCTGACCGGCCCGATCACCGGAGCCGTGGGCCTGTCCACCTGGGCCACGACGGCGGCGTACGACGATGTGACGGTCACGGCCGAGGACGGTACGAGCCTGCTCGGCGACGACTTCAGCGGTGACGCCTCGAAGTGGACCCACACCGGCGGCGGCAGCTGGAGCGTCCAGGACGGCCAGTACGTGCAGACCGACGTGGCCGCCGAGAACACCATGGTCACGGCCGGTGACACCGCCTGGCACGACTACGACCTCAAGGTGAAGGCCACCAAGAAGTCCGGCAAGGAGGGCTTCCTCGTCGCCTTCGGCGTCAAGGACACCGGGAACTACTACTGGTGGAACCTCGGCGGCTGGAACAACACCACCAGCGCGGTCGAGCAGGCCGTCGACGGCGGCAAGTCCTCGCTGATCTCCAAGCCGGGCACGATCGAGACGGGCCGTACGTACGACATCGAGGTCAAGGTGCGCGGCCGGCAGGTGACCCTGCTGCTGGACGGCAAGGAGTGGGGGAGCTTCACCGACGACAAGCCGGCGGAGCCGTTCCGGCAGGTGGTGACGCGGGACGCGAAGACGGGCGACCTGATCCTGAAGGTCGTCAACGCGCAGGGCGTGGCCGCGCGGGCGGCCATCGACCTCGGGGGCGCGAAGGTGCGCTCCACGGCGCGTGTCACGACGCTGACGGCCGCGCCGGACGCGGTGAACACGGAGACGGCGACGCCGGTGGCGCCCGTGAAGTCCACGTTCAGGGGGGTGGCCGAGGAGTTCAGCTACACGTTTCCGGCGAACTCCGTGACGTTTCTGAGGATCAAGAAGCGGTGA
- a CDS encoding LysR family substrate-binding domain-containing protein, with the protein MTGSEASSSFPSFRLAYVPGVTPTKWVRIWNERLPDIPLTLLQVSAAEAFGVLRDGGADAGFVRLPVDDADLSAIPLYTETTVVVIPKDHVVAAVDEVSCEDLADEVVLHPLDDTLDWERPPGEPAFERPATTADAIELVAAGIGLLVVPQSLARLHHRKDLTYRPVTDAPESRVALSWPQDATTDMVEDFIGIVRGRTVNSSRGRAKPAEEKKPQQKAKRPGTSKPAARTPRSGSSGGRNAKSGGRPGKPRRRS; encoded by the coding sequence GTGACAGGCTCGGAAGCATCCTCCTCGTTCCCCTCGTTCCGGCTCGCCTACGTCCCGGGAGTGACGCCCACCAAGTGGGTGCGGATCTGGAACGAGCGGTTGCCCGACATCCCCCTGACGCTCCTCCAGGTGTCCGCCGCCGAGGCGTTCGGGGTGCTGCGGGACGGCGGCGCCGACGCCGGTTTCGTACGGCTGCCGGTGGACGACGCCGACCTCAGCGCGATCCCCCTCTACACCGAGACCACGGTGGTCGTGATCCCCAAGGACCACGTCGTCGCCGCGGTCGACGAGGTGAGCTGCGAGGACCTGGCGGACGAGGTCGTGCTGCACCCCCTGGACGACACCCTCGACTGGGAACGCCCGCCCGGAGAGCCGGCGTTCGAGCGTCCCGCCACCACGGCGGACGCGATCGAGCTGGTCGCGGCCGGGATCGGACTGCTCGTCGTCCCCCAGTCGCTGGCCCGGCTCCACCACCGCAAGGACCTCACCTACCGCCCGGTCACGGACGCGCCCGAGTCCCGTGTCGCCCTGTCCTGGCCCCAGGACGCGACCACCGACATGGTCGAGGACTTCATCGGCATCGTCCGGGGCCGCACGGTCAACAGCTCCCGGGGCCGCGCGAAGCCCGCGGAGGAGAAGAAGCCGCAGCAGAAAGCGAAGCGCCCGGGCACGAGCAAGCCGGCTGCCCGCACCCCCCGGAGCGGTTCGTCCGGCGGCAGAAACGCCAAGAGCGGCGGCAGGCCCGGAAAGCCCCGCCGCCGCTCATAG
- a CDS encoding histidine phosphatase family protein yields the protein MHLRVTFVAAARCSSLLAERFEDDRPLDQAGWDEVQRAAHELVPLAAAELRYCSPTPRSRATGDALGYAPLAQPALRDCDMGRWRGFTLGEAMAREPSAVDAWLADPHSTPHGGESLIGFISRIGGWLETRPVAEGGRVVAVAEPSVLRAALVYALKAPPSSYWNMDIRPLSTVTVAGHAGRWNLRLGAAQ from the coding sequence ATGCATCTTCGGGTCACGTTCGTCGCCGCCGCGCGCTGCTCCTCGCTGCTCGCGGAGCGTTTCGAGGACGACCGGCCGCTGGACCAGGCCGGCTGGGACGAGGTGCAGCGCGCCGCCCATGAGCTGGTGCCGCTGGCGGCGGCCGAGCTGCGTTACTGCTCGCCCACGCCTCGCAGCCGGGCCACCGGGGACGCCCTCGGCTACGCGCCGCTGGCCCAGCCCGCGCTGCGGGACTGCGACATGGGCCGCTGGCGCGGCTTCACGCTGGGCGAGGCCATGGCGCGGGAGCCCTCGGCCGTGGACGCCTGGCTCGCCGACCCGCACTCCACCCCGCACGGCGGCGAGTCACTGATCGGCTTCATCTCCCGCATAGGCGGCTGGCTCGAGACCCGCCCGGTGGCCGAGGGCGGCCGGGTCGTCGCGGTGGCCGAGCCGTCCGTGCTGCGCGCCGCCCTGGTCTACGCGCTGAAGGCCCCGCCGTCGTCGTACTGGAACATGGACATCCGTCCGCTGTCGACGGTCACGGTCGCGGGCCACGCGGGCCGCTGGAACCTGCGGTTGGGCGCCGCGCAGTAG